A genomic window from Gossypium hirsutum isolate 1008001.06 chromosome D10, Gossypium_hirsutum_v2.1, whole genome shotgun sequence includes:
- the LOC107931853 gene encoding protein EARLY FLOWERING 4: protein MANNTNKKLKHHRNQDSDDGNPEVWATIDKSFKQVQSVLDRNRMLIQQVNENHQSKIQDNMVKNVALIQELNGNISKVVSLYSDLSSNFSTAFQQQHSNEHPKEG, encoded by the coding sequence ATGGCCAACAACACCAACAAGAAACTGAAACATCACCGGAACCAAGATTCCGACGACGGTAATCCCGAAGTTTGGGCAACGATAGACAAGAGTTTCAAGCAAGTCCAATCGGTTTTAGACCGGAACCGGATGTTGATCCAGCAAGTCAACGAGAATCATCAATCGAAGATCCAGGACAACATGGTGAAGAACGTAGCATTAATTCAAGAACTTAATGGGAACATATCAAAGGTTGTTTCACTTTACTCCGATTTGTCTTCAAATTTCTCTACTGCTTTTCAGCAACAACATAGCAATGAACATCCCAAAGAAGGTTGA
- the LOC121222639 gene encoding peptidyl-prolyl cis-trans isomerase CYP19-4 — protein MATKTRLASVAVLWFLVLFGTLAIIQNRFSDAGVPEPKLIQGFDDDSEEITHKVYFDVQIDGKSAGRIVIGLFGKTVPKTAENFRALCTGEKGAGKSGKPLHYKGSTFHRIIPSFMIQGGDFTRGDGRGGESIYGERFADENFKLKHEGPGRLSMANAGPNTNGSQFFITTVTTGWLDGHHVVFGKVIAGMDVVFKIEAQGRQSGVPKAKAVIVDSGEMPI, from the exons ATGGCCACTAAAACGAGATTGGCTTCGGTTGCAGTGTTATGGTTTCTAGTTCTTTTTGGAACCTTAGCTATAATTCAG AATCGATTTAGCGATGCTGGAGTTCCAGAGCCTAAGCTTATTCAG gGTTTTGATGATGATTCAGAAGAAATTACGCATAAAGTTTACTTTGATGTTCAGATTGATGGAAAATCTGCTG GTCGAATAGTCATAGGCCTTTTCGGCAAAACCGTTCCTAAAACCGCAG AGAACTTCCGTGCCCTTTGTACAG GGGAGAAAGGAGCCGGAAAGAGTGGGAAACCTCTCCATTACAAAGGGAGCACGTTTCATAGAATTATTCCAAGCTTTATGATCCAAGGTGGCGACTTTACTCGTGGCGACGGGCGAGGTGGAGAGTCGATATACGGTGAAAGGTTTGCCGATGAGAATTTCAAGCTTAAGCATGAAGGACCTG GACGGCTTTCAATGGCCAATGCTGGACCAAACACCAATGGATCACAATTCTTCATCACAACCGTAACAACCGGCTG GTTGGACGGTCATCATGTCGTATTCGGCAAGGTGATCGCCGGAATGGATGTTGTCTTCAAGATTGAAGCTCAAGGAAGACAAAGTGGGGTACCAAAAGCTAAAGCTGTCATTGTAGATAGTGGCGAAATGCCTATATAA